One genomic window of Novosphingobium aureum includes the following:
- the leuD gene encoding 3-isopropylmalate dehydratase small subunit produces the protein MQAISQVSGRAYPFGRKNVDTDVIIPAQWLKTVTREGLGVGCLESVKAEPGNVFTDPAYEGSPILIAGDNFGCGSSREHAAWALLDMGVTCVIAPSFSDIFSGNAFKNGILTVALPQEAIDRLLEVAKTETIDVNLETQTVTTPFQDRFRFEIDPFRKHCLLGGLDEIGLTLAQGKEIDAYEGKARESLPFLANPKRAAA, from the coding sequence ATGCAAGCGATTTCCCAGGTTTCCGGCCGCGCCTACCCGTTCGGCCGCAAGAACGTCGATACCGACGTGATCATCCCGGCCCAGTGGCTCAAGACCGTCACGCGCGAGGGCCTTGGCGTGGGCTGCCTCGAGTCGGTCAAGGCCGAACCGGGCAACGTCTTCACCGACCCGGCCTATGAAGGCTCGCCGATCCTCATTGCCGGTGACAACTTCGGCTGCGGTTCGAGCCGCGAGCATGCCGCGTGGGCGCTGCTCGACATGGGCGTCACCTGCGTGATCGCGCCCAGCTTCTCGGACATCTTCTCGGGCAACGCCTTCAAGAACGGCATCCTTACCGTCGCGCTGCCGCAGGAAGCCATCGACCGCCTGCTCGAGGTGGCGAAGACCGAGACTATCGACGTCAACCTCGAGACGCAGACGGTGACCACGCCCTTCCAGGATCGCTTCCGCTTCGAGATCGATCCGTTCCGCAAGCACTGCCTGCTCGGCGGGCTCGACGAGATCGGCCTGACCCTCGCTCAGGGCAAGGAAATCGACGCCTACGAAGGCAAGGCCCGCGAGAGCCTGCCCTTCCTCGCCAACCCCAAGCGCGCGGCGGCCTGA